CTTACCATTCCATCCACCAGGACCAGCATAAGCAGCCCACTTGTCATTTAGATCAGCAATACTAGTCATGCTGGAATAGAAAACATTACAAGCTCGTCAGCATAATTTTTGGTTGGAGGCAGTTACTATAAATGCATGAAGATGGAAGAGCAATTAGAGATCATCCATGCCCATGTTTTTCTAGCTATCTTCTTATACAATTACATCAGAGAAACCATAGGCTCAAGCAGCTTTAGGACCAACTCTCAAACTTTGTTTTCTCAAGTAGATGCTTGTAAATCATGTTAATTTAGCAGGTGGAACTTAATTAAGTAATAGTGGTTGAAAAGTTGAAAACTTTAGCATCTAAATACAAAGTGATATTGTTGAAAGCGACATCTAAAGCTTTATTCAATACAATTGGCAGAAAACTTCTATTCATGGCGTTGTTCAATTAAATAGGTAACATTTAGTAAATGCCATTAATGATATACTGCATGGCAATGAGATAGCAGTTATTGTAACTCAACTTGATTTAGAAACAGGGAAAAAAGCATTTGAAAGAAAAGTATTGCCTTTATTTAACTTGAAGGTTTTATACTATCAtcctttcaagaaattctttcaGTCCAGCTAAGAGAAAGATGCTTAAATTACAAAACCTTGCCCATGAATCATTGATGTCATCTGTTGTACGCCAGCTATTTCCAACTTTGCCAGCCCACAGAGCAGGATCATCAACGCCCCTGCCATATGTACAATTTAAGTAAAATCCATTATCAATATCCGGAGGCTTGAATTTGGGAATTGTATACTGgagaaacaagcaaaagagATAGAAGATTACCATTCACAAAGAGAATAGAATATTTTTCGCCCAGTTGCATTTAGGGCATCTCGCATTGGCGGGTATCTGGCAATCAAGAAATAAGCACATGGGTCAAACTATGGACATTGAGCAATAAGATTCACATTAACATGGGAAAGATTATAACCTTTCTTTTGGCTGGATACCCAAGTTGAAGCAGTTGTCATACTTTAAATAATCCACATCCTGTACAACAGACAATGTGACACACAAGGTAGCAGCTTAAATTTATAGATTTCAAAAGATCCAAACAAGTTGTTTATCTACAATTGGAACTCATGTATTGAAATTATTAAGCAGCAGTGGAACACACTGTTTCAAGATGGCAAGGCAGatattgaccaaaattcacaaCCATCACTACCTGCATCCTTCCCACTAATTAAACCGAAGCTCTTATCATCCCCTAAGTGGCTTGACCAGCCCTACTACCACACGCTCTATTCCAACCCACACGTACCTCAAATTTCCATCAAACcattattttcttaacaaattaaACAATAGCTTTACATCTGCTATGACTCCAGGTAAAACAAAATTTATCAGACAATACAAGATTGTCAATACTGCCACCAAAGTTGTGTAGCATTTAGATAGAGGGTAAAAAAGTATATGAGACTCCTGTGAATGCAcatatcaaaatttgaaatactGGTCAGACTTGGTAAATTTCCTAACTTATCTGAAGCCCATATACCTGTATCGGACAGCAGAATGTAATAAAATAGTAAACTAAGAGATTTATGTCCTTCGCTACCAGCAATCCAATATACGTCTACACCAAGAGGCTCAATTACGGTACATATCTTCTGTGGATAACAGTGCTTACTATAGGTAAATCTACTATGAAAATAACATGTTCTTATGTTTGGGGTTATGATACTAACCTGAGtccgatttgaaaaataaataaataaaaaaatccatCCCAAAGCAGAAATAGATTTCAGGAGTAAACTCATGGTATATTGCCTTAAGTTCTTAGAAAGCACAGTTCAAcatcgaaaaaaaaaatccaaattatactaGAAAAGAGTAGATGACTTCAGTGGAACAGACTTCTCAGACTCAAAAATTATAAGATGAGAGTTATTCAACGATAAATAGAAACTAACCCAAGATGCAAAGAGAGCTGCATCATCATTTTCATGGTATAGTGATCCAGGTCGAACTTGACAAGTAAAAACTCTACACATTTTAGTTGCTCCAATCAGTAAGAAGAGAAACAGATGTTGACTGCAGCAGGATGTCATGGTTTACAGGGAAAAGTGATTGTATAACTATGTCTAATTATAACCATTCTGACCAGTTCTGAGTAAATTGGTCCTACCCTGCATCAGAATAGATACCAAGCTTGAGCCCTTTCGCATGCACATAATCTGCAAGAGCTTTGATTCCTGATGGGAAAGTTTTAGGATCAGGAACCAACTGACCCTGCACAACCATCTCCACAATTAACCTTTGATTTAACACTAAATTTGCTATAATTGATCAAACAAACAATTGTGCCAACAGCAGTTACTTCAACCTCTTCAGCATGCCATCTCAAAGATTGCAGCCTGAACAACTTCTTAGAAGCATTTTATAACTAGAGAAATATCATTGTCTTCTTTAACAGAAAAGGACTTCAACAAAGGACGAGTTTAAGAAATCGTTGAACTGACCTTCAAGTTTCGAGCCCAGCTGGACCAGCAATCATCTGCGGTAAATGATACTCAGTACTTCTATAGTCCATATGTGATTACATGGCCAGTCAGGGAAACATATGACATCAATACCTATATTAACGTAGTTATAACCTAGGCCAGCTAAACCAGTGGAGATCAGTGCATCCGCTGTAAAAGAGAGTAATATGTGTCAGCTATTCAAAGAGTAAGGGTCCGGTATCAGAAAATATGGCTGTCAGAATTATAAGGGTAAGGTGAACTTCTTTTGGccccaaagaaagaaaaatacaacAGAAACATTAACATATATGTGTAGCTCCACTAGTCAATAGATCTGTAAGCGAGCAGCAGCTAGTGCATGCATGTAGCAAACATCAACCCCTGAAGCAGAGATCTATTGGAAGCATATGTATAGGATGGAAAAACAAGTTACAGCGTTGCACCAGATTACACAAGCATGTGTTTCTCTAAAGCGTGCATGCTCCTCAAGACaatgaaagaaaagggaaagtgTGGCAAGATCCAACGCTACTTGATGAAAAACATGGGACGATAAGTTTGAGCCTGTCATTTTCAGCTTCCCATCCAAATTAAACCAGACTACTTTGTCAGATTCTTGGAAGCATCATTGATGTAACGCACATCAAAGACATTATGATTACCATAGAACAAGATCTTATAAATCTTTTTGTCCTTATGACATTAGCTCCTATATCTCTTTATTGTGGTCGCATAAGGAATCCAATCTCGATTTAATAACATTAGTTTTCATGAAACAAATTTTTAAGCTTCTAagaaccataaaaaaaaaaggaagcttAATTAGGCCTTCCATCTAATGCACGAGCATATCTAACAACAAAGTCAGAGCATCACCTGTTTCCTTGATGACTGTTTCATTGATGTTGCAGGCAAAAAAATTCCAGCTATTCCACCTGCCACACATACACTTgagtaaaaataacaaaatcttatccaaaattaaaactTAGAAGAACAGATTACAATTTATTTTAACAAGGACAGCTAAAATCCAAATGCAAGTAGTACACAATGAAAACCCCAACAGATAAACTTAATTGCAAGTAGTACTTTGAATTATCAAACTACTAAAAGCCACAGTCAAACAAGCAAAACCCAATTTCAATCTCAGTTAAAACGAACACATGGAATTACAGAATCTCAAATTCAAAAAGCCAAGTTACAGACTTTATACATCCTGCAGGATCCCAAaagcaaaattgtaaaaaagaaaacgaaacaGTCATCACCCAATTAAAATGTAtgccagagagagagagagagagagagagagagagagagagatgacgATGAATGTAAGTCGTACCCCATCTGTGGAGTTTGAGCCAAGCCGTTATCGAGCTGAAAAACGCCATAGTTGGAAGTATCAAAGATATTGGAGATGGGTTTTACTAGACTTCTTGAATAAGGATGAACTGGTAGAACCATTCTAGCAGCAATCATCACCGACATGACGTACATATACATGATTGTTATAAGTACAGGCGCCATGGCTGAGCTGCCTCTGCTCTGCAACACCATAGGTAGTGAAATGAGTAATAATACAGTA
This portion of the Coffea arabica cultivar ET-39 chromosome 2e, Coffea Arabica ET-39 HiFi, whole genome shotgun sequence genome encodes:
- the LOC113730260 gene encoding alpha-galactosidase 3-like isoform X1, which gives rise to MVLQSRGSSAMAPVLITIMYMYVMSVMIAARMVLPVHPYSRSLVKPISNIFDTSNYGVFQLDNGLAQTPQMGWNSWNFFACNINETVIKETADALISTGLAGLGYNYVNIDDCWSSWARNLKGQLVPDPKTFPSGIKALADYVHAKGLKLGIYSDAGVFTCQVRPGSLYHENDDAALFASWDVDYLKYDNCFNLGIQPKERYPPMRDALNATGRKIFYSLCEWGVDDPALWAGKVGNSWRTTDDINDSWASMTSIADLNDKWAAYAGPGGWNDPDMLEVGNGGMTYQEYRAHFSIWALMKAPLLVGCDVRNMMSETFEILSNEEVIAVNQDSLGVQGRKVYVSGTDGCEQVWAGPLSEQRVVVVLWNRCSKVATITAGWSALGLESSTPVSVRDLWKHEVVADNRVASLSAQVEAHACEMLILTPQTTTNSQIL
- the LOC113730260 gene encoding alpha-galactosidase 3-like isoform X2 — encoded protein: MVLQSRGSSAMAPVLITIMYMYVMSVMIAARMVLPVHPYSRSLVKPISNIFDTSNYGVFQLDNGLAQTPQMGWNSWNFFACNINETVIKETADALISTGLAGLGYNYVNIDDCWSSWARNLKGQLVPDPKTFPSGIKALADYVHAKGLKLGIYSDAGVFTCQVRPGSLYHENDDAALFASWDVDYLKYDNCFNLGIQPKERYPPMRDALNATGRKIFYSLCEWGVDDPALWAGKVGNSWRTTDDINDSWASMTSIADLNDKWAAYAGPGGWNDPDMLEVGNGGMTYQEYRAHFSIWALMKAPLLVGCDVRNMMSETFEILSNEEVIAVNQDSLGVQGRKVYVSGTDGCEQHEVVADNRVASLSAQVEAHACEMLILTPQTTTNSQIL